From the Lepisosteus oculatus isolate fLepOcu1 chromosome 1, fLepOcu1.hap2, whole genome shotgun sequence genome, one window contains:
- the LOC102683241 gene encoding lysine-specific demethylase 3A isoform X3 — translation MCNKARQILVGRGFLCVTGELPLKVEEIAKWDWKSGKIRAVSHRDVSDQNLKVFVEFDEQQPESRRWIKVYEPLMKVFLVEHTLGLARRQLPGETASVQWPSVVFKPLVDMIGLVLIPVEYLLINKRTYIPVGTVQPLERLSCLGFSLRDFQELQKGVKAWIKKHAAVQLLIRGNRSLIGSKMKLYCVDSACLWSVATVVQQNQETQTLQVQHEQSGSIECVDPALLEMELLVHVLDSSGTTNLKRKPDEEAEGLDAKKRKSSCDSSPGSEMPGPRKEPPAPPNPDPADARGEAAADPDSACEERRPLAREPCAAGPAKTDAEACSLKTVQSIPSLSSEVLVGSTASSPASRQPGPSFADSPPSFQAQTPWGSASAVKGSPPFQELRNLLTADCPKTAGHPAVLQSPSSPTAQPCLPKAEPGRTSPDRIDADQGPSPRDDLKSLHASGSPVNTNALPPNSILNDAAAVERLQHTGESFLQDGSCNSIAPHLHKCRECRLASYRRRSSQSDTTVFCRFFLFRRLQFTKHGLLREGGFLTPSNYGPDALSLWMPARSRVKGLDLDTAKYILANVGDQFCQLVMQEKEVISSIQPDVAIVWKRAVCGVRDMCDVCDTTLFNIHWVCPKCGFGVCLDCFRNKSNSAERRSSLFSWMKCVRGQPHELDHLMPTQIIPGTTLYDFCDIVHSVRGKWGIKANCPCSSRHTRATSKPLLKEERKPQNIALLANPLLDSSLRNKSTDAVPSTSTSAAVVTTSDPVGRPPASLNHTPLSWLSALGSHSVNKENKGSNLITPSTNEPKRHNSSSPLSSLFIKPSHSLQTFNGSVLTSVTNKNTGSLRSLLNGEQNETGTKSTPKILDDIFASIVQSKVPGESPSRRTDPRDAVCKPRSVLNPSVVSTDVPHCWLCDGRLLCLQDPTHRNNWNIFRECWKQGQPVIVSGMHTVLNSELWRPETFSEEFGDQEADLVNCRTNAILSSTTVGDFWDGFENISRRLKNEEGEPMVLKLKDWPPGEDFRDMMPSRFDDLMNNIPLPEYTRRDGKLNLASRLPEFFVRPDLGPKMYNAYGLITDEDRKYGTTNLHLDVSDAANVMVYVGIPEGEKEHEQAVLQTIEDGDVDALTIKRMVEMGEKPGALWHIYAAKDTDKIRQLLLKVAEEQGEENPPDHDPIHDQSWYLDRVLRRRLLQEYGVQGWAIVQFLGDVVFIPAGAPHQVHNLYSCIKVAEDFVSPEHVKHCFRLTQEFRYLSSTHTNHEDKLQVKNVIYHAVKDAVSMLKAHDVIKPSD, via the exons gtTTTTAAGCCTCTAGTGGACATGATTGGACTAGTGCTTATTCCTGTGGAGTATCTCCTGATAAACAAGAGAACTTACATTCCTGTAGGAACTGTCCAGCCTCTTGAG AGATTAAGCTGCTTAGGGTTTTCTCTGAGGGACTTCCAAGAACTTCAGAAGGGGGTGAAAGCCTGGATTAAAAAGCACGCAGCCGTACAGCTCCTGATACgag GCAACAGAAGCCTGATTGGTTCCAAGATGAAACTGTATTGCGTGGACTCAGCCTGCCTGTGGTCTGTTGCTACTGTTGTCCAGCAAAATCAGGAGACGCAGACCCTGCAGGTTCAACACGAGCAG tcaGGAAGTATAGAGTGTGTAGACCCAGCTTTACTGGAAATGGAGCTCCTGGTTCATGTGTTGGACAGCTCAG GAACCACAAACCTGAAGAGGAAGCCTGACGAGGAGGCAGAAGGCCTTGATGCTAAAAAGAGGAAATCGAGCTGCGATTCTTCTCCGGGCAGCGAAATGCCAGGACCTCGCAAAGAGCCTCCTGCGCCTCCGAATCCTGACCCGGCAGACGCACGGGGAGAAGCCGCGGCTGACCCGGACTCGGCGTGCGAAGAGCGCCGGCCCCTTgccagggagccctgcgctgctGGCCCTGCCAAGACGGATGCAGAGGCCTGCAGCCTCAAG ACGGTGCAGTCCATCCCCTCGCTGTCCTCGGAGGTGCTGGTGGGCAGCACGGCCTCCTCCCCCGCGAGCAGACAGCCTGGACCGAGCTTCGCCGATTCCCCACCCAGTTTCCAGGCCCAGACACCGTGGGG CTCTGCCTCTGCCGTGAAGGGCAGCCCTCCCTTCCAGGAGCTCCGAAACCTGCTCACGGCCGATTGTCCTAAAACAGCTGGACACCCCGCGGTCCTCCAGAGCCCGTCCTCTCCCACCGCTCAGCCCTGCCTTCCCAAAGCAGAGCCGGGCAGGACAAGCCCGGACAGGATTGATGCGGACCAGGGACCGAGCCCGAGGGACGACCTGAAGTCCTTGCACGCCAGCGGCAGTCCAGTTAATACGAATG CGCTGCCACCGAATTCCATTCTGAACGATGCCGCCGCGGTGGAGAGGCTGCAGCACACGGGCGAGTCCTTCCTCCAGGACGGCTCCTGCAACAGCATCGCGCCGCACCTCCACAAGTGTCGGGAGTGCCGGCTGGCCAGCTACCGCCGCAGGAGCAGCCAGTCGGACACCACCGTCTTCTGCCGCTTCTTCCTCTTCAGGAG GCTTCAGTTTACAAAACATGGTCTTCTACGAGAGGGAGGTTTCCTGACCCCCAGTAACTATGGCCCCGACGCCCTCAGCCTCTGGATGCCAGCCAGGAGCCGGGTGAAGGGCCTGGACCTGGACACTGCCAAATACATCCTCGCCAACGTTGGGGATCAGTTCTGCCAGCTGGTCATGCAGGAGAAGGAGGTCATCTCTTCCATACAGCCGGATG TGGCGATAGTATGGAAGCGCGCGGTCTGTGGAGTGCGGGACATGTGCGATGTGTGCGACACCACTCTGTTTAACATCCACTGGGTCTGTCCTAAGTGTGGCTTCGGGGTCTGTCTGGATTGCTTCAGGAACAAGAGCAACAGCG CAGAGAGAAGAAGTTCTCTGTTCTCCTGGATGAAGTGTGTGAGAGGACAGCCACACGAACTGGACCACTTGATGCCAACACAGATCATTCCTGGAacaa ctctCTATGATTTTTGTGACATAGTTCATTCTGTGAGAGGGAAATGGGGGATTAAGGCAAACTGTCCGTGTTCCAGCCGCCACACGAGAGCCACTTCGAAGCCACTGCTGAAAGAGGAAAGGAAGCCCCAG AATATAGCCCTATTAGCAAATCCCTTGCTGGACTCCTCACTGCGTAACAAGTCCACAGATGCAGTTCCTTCCACTTCAACCAGTGCTGCTGTTGTAACAACTTCTGATCCGGTGGGCAGACCCCCAGCATCCCTCAACCACACCCCCCTCAGCTGGTTATCTGCACTGGGCAGCCACAGTGTGAATAAGGAGAATAAGG GGAGTAATCTCATCACTCCTTCAACTAATGAGCCCAAACGCCACAACTCCTCATCACCGCTCAGCTCGCTGTTCATCAAACCTTCCCACAGCCTGCAGACCTTCAACGGTTCGGTTTTAACATCGGTGACCAACAAGAACACAGGGAGCCTCCGCAGCTTGCTCAACGGAGAACAG AACGAGACGGGAACGAAAAGCACACCAAAAATCCTTGACGACATCTTTGCCTCAATCGTGCAAAGCAAAGTCCCGGGCGAGTCTCCGTCCAGACGGACCGATCCCAGAGACGCGGTGTGTAAGCCGAGGTCCGTGCTGAACCCCAGCGTGGTGAGCACAGACGTGCCTCATTGCTGGCTCTGTGATGGCCGCCTGCTCTGCCTGCAGGACCCCACGCACAGGAACAACTGGAACATTTTCAGGGAGTGCTGGAAACAGGGACAG CCCGTGATAGTGTCAGGGATGCACACAGTGCTGAACTCAGAGCTGTGGAGACCGGAGACGTTCAGTGAGGAGTTTGGGGATCAGGAAGCGGACTTGGTCAACTGCCGCACGAACGCCATCCTGTCTTCCACCACGGTGGGCGACTTCTGGGACGGCTTTGAGAACATATCAC GGCGCCTGAAGAATGAGGAAGGGGAGCCCATGGTGCTGAAACTGAAGGACTGGCCCCCCGGGGAGGACTTCAGGGACATGATGCCGTCTCG GTTTGACGACCTCATGAACAACATTCCTCTCCCAGAATACACCAGGCGAGATGGCAAGTTGAACCTGGCGTCCAGGCTCCCAGAGTTCTTCGTCCGGCCTGATCTGGGTCCGAAGATGTACAACGCCTATG GTCTTATAACGGATGAAGACCGCAAGTATGGCACTACCAACCTCCATCTGGACGTGTCTGATGCTGCCAATGTCATGGTGTATGTGGGGATCCCTGAGGGAGAAAAAGAGCACGAACAAG CTGTGCTGCAGACGATAGAGGATGGAGACGTAGATGCACTGACCATAAAACGGATGGTTGAAATGGGGGAAAAGCCCGGAGCTCTGTGGCACATTTATGCAGCCAAGGATACAGATAAGATTCGGCAGCTGCTTTTAAAG GTGGCCgaggagcagggagaggagaACCCGCCAGACCACGACCCCATCCACGACCAGAGCTGGTACCTGGACCGGGTGCTGCGCCGCCGCCTGCTGCAGGAGTATGGGGTGCAGGGCTGGGCCATTGTCCAATTCCTGGGGGATGTCGTCTTCATTCCTGCCGGGGCGCCGCACCAA GTGCACAACCTCTACAGCTGCATCAAAGTTGCAGAAGACTTTGTTTCGCCAGAACACGTGAAGCACTGCTTCCGCCTTACTCAGGAATTCAGATACCTCTCGAGCACTCACACCAACCACGAAGACAAACTGCAG GTGAAGAACGTGATCTACCATGCAGTGAAAGATGCAGTCTCCATGCTTAAAGCCCATGATGTTATTAAGCCTTCTGATTAA
- the LOC102683241 gene encoding lysine-specific demethylase 3A isoform X2: MCNKARQILVGRGFLCVTGELPLKVEEIAKWDWKSGKIRAVSHRDVSDQNLKVFVEFDEQQPESRRWIKVYEPLMKVFLVEHTLGLARRQLPGETASVQWPSVVFKPLVDMIGLVLIPVEYLLINKRTYIPVGTVQPLERLSCLGFSLRDFQELQKGVKAWIKKHAAVQLLIRGNRSLIGSKMKLYCVDSACLWSVATVVQQNQETQTLQVQHEQSGSIECVDPALLEMELLVHVLDSSGTTNLKRKPDEEAEGLDAKKRKSSCDSSPGSEMPGPRKEPPAPPNPDPADARGEAAADPDSACEERRPLAREPCAAGPAKTDAEACSLKTVQSIPSLSSEVLVGSTASSPASRQPGPSFADSPPSFQAQTPWGNETTDGNLLQSRMTQSVAHNPFEEAFSSFFAPKSSSASAVKGSPPFQELRNLLTADCPKTAGHPAVLQSPSSPTAQPCLPKAEPGRTSPDRIDADQGPSPRDDLKSLHASGSPVNTNALPPNSILNDAAAVERLQHTGESFLQDGSCNSIAPHLHKCRECRLASYRRRSSQSDTTVFCRFFLFRRLQFTKHGLLREGGFLTPSNYGPDALSLWMPARSRVKGLDLDTAKYILANVGDQFCQLVMQEKEVISSIQPDVAIVWKRAVCGVRDMCDVCDTTLFNIHWVCPKCGFGVCLDCFRNKSNSERRSSLFSWMKCVRGQPHELDHLMPTQIIPGTTLYDFCDIVHSVRGKWGIKANCPCSSRHTRATSKPLLKEERKPQNIALLANPLLDSSLRNKSTDAVPSTSTSAAVVTTSDPVGRPPASLNHTPLSWLSALGSHSVNKENKGSNLITPSTNEPKRHNSSSPLSSLFIKPSHSLQTFNGSVLTSVTNKNTGSLRSLLNGEQNETGTKSTPKILDDIFASIVQSKVPGESPSRRTDPRDAVCKPRSVLNPSVVSTDVPHCWLCDGRLLCLQDPTHRNNWNIFRECWKQGQPVIVSGMHTVLNSELWRPETFSEEFGDQEADLVNCRTNAILSSTTVGDFWDGFENISRRLKNEEGEPMVLKLKDWPPGEDFRDMMPSRFDDLMNNIPLPEYTRRDGKLNLASRLPEFFVRPDLGPKMYNAYGLITDEDRKYGTTNLHLDVSDAANVMVYVGIPEGEKEHEQAVLQTIEDGDVDALTIKRMVEMGEKPGALWHIYAAKDTDKIRQLLLKVAEEQGEENPPDHDPIHDQSWYLDRVLRRRLLQEYGVQGWAIVQFLGDVVFIPAGAPHQVHNLYSCIKVAEDFVSPEHVKHCFRLTQEFRYLSSTHTNHEDKLQVKNVIYHAVKDAVSMLKAHDVIKPSD, translated from the exons gtTTTTAAGCCTCTAGTGGACATGATTGGACTAGTGCTTATTCCTGTGGAGTATCTCCTGATAAACAAGAGAACTTACATTCCTGTAGGAACTGTCCAGCCTCTTGAG AGATTAAGCTGCTTAGGGTTTTCTCTGAGGGACTTCCAAGAACTTCAGAAGGGGGTGAAAGCCTGGATTAAAAAGCACGCAGCCGTACAGCTCCTGATACgag GCAACAGAAGCCTGATTGGTTCCAAGATGAAACTGTATTGCGTGGACTCAGCCTGCCTGTGGTCTGTTGCTACTGTTGTCCAGCAAAATCAGGAGACGCAGACCCTGCAGGTTCAACACGAGCAG tcaGGAAGTATAGAGTGTGTAGACCCAGCTTTACTGGAAATGGAGCTCCTGGTTCATGTGTTGGACAGCTCAG GAACCACAAACCTGAAGAGGAAGCCTGACGAGGAGGCAGAAGGCCTTGATGCTAAAAAGAGGAAATCGAGCTGCGATTCTTCTCCGGGCAGCGAAATGCCAGGACCTCGCAAAGAGCCTCCTGCGCCTCCGAATCCTGACCCGGCAGACGCACGGGGAGAAGCCGCGGCTGACCCGGACTCGGCGTGCGAAGAGCGCCGGCCCCTTgccagggagccctgcgctgctGGCCCTGCCAAGACGGATGCAGAGGCCTGCAGCCTCAAG ACGGTGCAGTCCATCCCCTCGCTGTCCTCGGAGGTGCTGGTGGGCAGCACGGCCTCCTCCCCCGCGAGCAGACAGCCTGGACCGAGCTTCGCCGATTCCCCACCCAGTTTCCAGGCCCAGACACCGTGGGG GAATGAAACTACCGATGGAAACCTGCTACAGAGCAGAATGACGCAGAGTGTTGCCCATAATCCATTTGAGGAAGCCTTCAGCTCCTTTTTTGCCCCCAAATCCAGCTCTGCCTCTGCCGTGAAGGGCAGCCCTCCCTTCCAGGAGCTCCGAAACCTGCTCACGGCCGATTGTCCTAAAACAGCTGGACACCCCGCGGTCCTCCAGAGCCCGTCCTCTCCCACCGCTCAGCCCTGCCTTCCCAAAGCAGAGCCGGGCAGGACAAGCCCGGACAGGATTGATGCGGACCAGGGACCGAGCCCGAGGGACGACCTGAAGTCCTTGCACGCCAGCGGCAGTCCAGTTAATACGAATG CGCTGCCACCGAATTCCATTCTGAACGATGCCGCCGCGGTGGAGAGGCTGCAGCACACGGGCGAGTCCTTCCTCCAGGACGGCTCCTGCAACAGCATCGCGCCGCACCTCCACAAGTGTCGGGAGTGCCGGCTGGCCAGCTACCGCCGCAGGAGCAGCCAGTCGGACACCACCGTCTTCTGCCGCTTCTTCCTCTTCAGGAG GCTTCAGTTTACAAAACATGGTCTTCTACGAGAGGGAGGTTTCCTGACCCCCAGTAACTATGGCCCCGACGCCCTCAGCCTCTGGATGCCAGCCAGGAGCCGGGTGAAGGGCCTGGACCTGGACACTGCCAAATACATCCTCGCCAACGTTGGGGATCAGTTCTGCCAGCTGGTCATGCAGGAGAAGGAGGTCATCTCTTCCATACAGCCGGATG TGGCGATAGTATGGAAGCGCGCGGTCTGTGGAGTGCGGGACATGTGCGATGTGTGCGACACCACTCTGTTTAACATCCACTGGGTCTGTCCTAAGTGTGGCTTCGGGGTCTGTCTGGATTGCTTCAGGAACAAGAGCAACAGCG AGAGAAGAAGTTCTCTGTTCTCCTGGATGAAGTGTGTGAGAGGACAGCCACACGAACTGGACCACTTGATGCCAACACAGATCATTCCTGGAacaa ctctCTATGATTTTTGTGACATAGTTCATTCTGTGAGAGGGAAATGGGGGATTAAGGCAAACTGTCCGTGTTCCAGCCGCCACACGAGAGCCACTTCGAAGCCACTGCTGAAAGAGGAAAGGAAGCCCCAG AATATAGCCCTATTAGCAAATCCCTTGCTGGACTCCTCACTGCGTAACAAGTCCACAGATGCAGTTCCTTCCACTTCAACCAGTGCTGCTGTTGTAACAACTTCTGATCCGGTGGGCAGACCCCCAGCATCCCTCAACCACACCCCCCTCAGCTGGTTATCTGCACTGGGCAGCCACAGTGTGAATAAGGAGAATAAGG GGAGTAATCTCATCACTCCTTCAACTAATGAGCCCAAACGCCACAACTCCTCATCACCGCTCAGCTCGCTGTTCATCAAACCTTCCCACAGCCTGCAGACCTTCAACGGTTCGGTTTTAACATCGGTGACCAACAAGAACACAGGGAGCCTCCGCAGCTTGCTCAACGGAGAACAG AACGAGACGGGAACGAAAAGCACACCAAAAATCCTTGACGACATCTTTGCCTCAATCGTGCAAAGCAAAGTCCCGGGCGAGTCTCCGTCCAGACGGACCGATCCCAGAGACGCGGTGTGTAAGCCGAGGTCCGTGCTGAACCCCAGCGTGGTGAGCACAGACGTGCCTCATTGCTGGCTCTGTGATGGCCGCCTGCTCTGCCTGCAGGACCCCACGCACAGGAACAACTGGAACATTTTCAGGGAGTGCTGGAAACAGGGACAG CCCGTGATAGTGTCAGGGATGCACACAGTGCTGAACTCAGAGCTGTGGAGACCGGAGACGTTCAGTGAGGAGTTTGGGGATCAGGAAGCGGACTTGGTCAACTGCCGCACGAACGCCATCCTGTCTTCCACCACGGTGGGCGACTTCTGGGACGGCTTTGAGAACATATCAC GGCGCCTGAAGAATGAGGAAGGGGAGCCCATGGTGCTGAAACTGAAGGACTGGCCCCCCGGGGAGGACTTCAGGGACATGATGCCGTCTCG GTTTGACGACCTCATGAACAACATTCCTCTCCCAGAATACACCAGGCGAGATGGCAAGTTGAACCTGGCGTCCAGGCTCCCAGAGTTCTTCGTCCGGCCTGATCTGGGTCCGAAGATGTACAACGCCTATG GTCTTATAACGGATGAAGACCGCAAGTATGGCACTACCAACCTCCATCTGGACGTGTCTGATGCTGCCAATGTCATGGTGTATGTGGGGATCCCTGAGGGAGAAAAAGAGCACGAACAAG CTGTGCTGCAGACGATAGAGGATGGAGACGTAGATGCACTGACCATAAAACGGATGGTTGAAATGGGGGAAAAGCCCGGAGCTCTGTGGCACATTTATGCAGCCAAGGATACAGATAAGATTCGGCAGCTGCTTTTAAAG GTGGCCgaggagcagggagaggagaACCCGCCAGACCACGACCCCATCCACGACCAGAGCTGGTACCTGGACCGGGTGCTGCGCCGCCGCCTGCTGCAGGAGTATGGGGTGCAGGGCTGGGCCATTGTCCAATTCCTGGGGGATGTCGTCTTCATTCCTGCCGGGGCGCCGCACCAA GTGCACAACCTCTACAGCTGCATCAAAGTTGCAGAAGACTTTGTTTCGCCAGAACACGTGAAGCACTGCTTCCGCCTTACTCAGGAATTCAGATACCTCTCGAGCACTCACACCAACCACGAAGACAAACTGCAG GTGAAGAACGTGATCTACCATGCAGTGAAAGATGCAGTCTCCATGCTTAAAGCCCATGATGTTATTAAGCCTTCTGATTAA
- the LOC102683241 gene encoding lysine-specific demethylase 3A isoform X1, with the protein MCNKARQILVGRGFLCVTGELPLKVEEIAKWDWKSGKIRAVSHRDVSDQNLKVFVEFDEQQPESRRWIKVYEPLMKVFLVEHTLGLARRQLPGETASVQWPSVVFKPLVDMIGLVLIPVEYLLINKRTYIPVGTVQPLERLSCLGFSLRDFQELQKGVKAWIKKHAAVQLLIRGNRSLIGSKMKLYCVDSACLWSVATVVQQNQETQTLQVQHEQSGSIECVDPALLEMELLVHVLDSSGTTNLKRKPDEEAEGLDAKKRKSSCDSSPGSEMPGPRKEPPAPPNPDPADARGEAAADPDSACEERRPLAREPCAAGPAKTDAEACSLKTVQSIPSLSSEVLVGSTASSPASRQPGPSFADSPPSFQAQTPWGNETTDGNLLQSRMTQSVAHNPFEEAFSSFFAPKSSSASAVKGSPPFQELRNLLTADCPKTAGHPAVLQSPSSPTAQPCLPKAEPGRTSPDRIDADQGPSPRDDLKSLHASGSPVNTNALPPNSILNDAAAVERLQHTGESFLQDGSCNSIAPHLHKCRECRLASYRRRSSQSDTTVFCRFFLFRRLQFTKHGLLREGGFLTPSNYGPDALSLWMPARSRVKGLDLDTAKYILANVGDQFCQLVMQEKEVISSIQPDVAIVWKRAVCGVRDMCDVCDTTLFNIHWVCPKCGFGVCLDCFRNKSNSAERRSSLFSWMKCVRGQPHELDHLMPTQIIPGTTLYDFCDIVHSVRGKWGIKANCPCSSRHTRATSKPLLKEERKPQNIALLANPLLDSSLRNKSTDAVPSTSTSAAVVTTSDPVGRPPASLNHTPLSWLSALGSHSVNKENKGSNLITPSTNEPKRHNSSSPLSSLFIKPSHSLQTFNGSVLTSVTNKNTGSLRSLLNGEQNETGTKSTPKILDDIFASIVQSKVPGESPSRRTDPRDAVCKPRSVLNPSVVSTDVPHCWLCDGRLLCLQDPTHRNNWNIFRECWKQGQPVIVSGMHTVLNSELWRPETFSEEFGDQEADLVNCRTNAILSSTTVGDFWDGFENISRRLKNEEGEPMVLKLKDWPPGEDFRDMMPSRFDDLMNNIPLPEYTRRDGKLNLASRLPEFFVRPDLGPKMYNAYGLITDEDRKYGTTNLHLDVSDAANVMVYVGIPEGEKEHEQAVLQTIEDGDVDALTIKRMVEMGEKPGALWHIYAAKDTDKIRQLLLKVAEEQGEENPPDHDPIHDQSWYLDRVLRRRLLQEYGVQGWAIVQFLGDVVFIPAGAPHQVHNLYSCIKVAEDFVSPEHVKHCFRLTQEFRYLSSTHTNHEDKLQVKNVIYHAVKDAVSMLKAHDVIKPSD; encoded by the exons gtTTTTAAGCCTCTAGTGGACATGATTGGACTAGTGCTTATTCCTGTGGAGTATCTCCTGATAAACAAGAGAACTTACATTCCTGTAGGAACTGTCCAGCCTCTTGAG AGATTAAGCTGCTTAGGGTTTTCTCTGAGGGACTTCCAAGAACTTCAGAAGGGGGTGAAAGCCTGGATTAAAAAGCACGCAGCCGTACAGCTCCTGATACgag GCAACAGAAGCCTGATTGGTTCCAAGATGAAACTGTATTGCGTGGACTCAGCCTGCCTGTGGTCTGTTGCTACTGTTGTCCAGCAAAATCAGGAGACGCAGACCCTGCAGGTTCAACACGAGCAG tcaGGAAGTATAGAGTGTGTAGACCCAGCTTTACTGGAAATGGAGCTCCTGGTTCATGTGTTGGACAGCTCAG GAACCACAAACCTGAAGAGGAAGCCTGACGAGGAGGCAGAAGGCCTTGATGCTAAAAAGAGGAAATCGAGCTGCGATTCTTCTCCGGGCAGCGAAATGCCAGGACCTCGCAAAGAGCCTCCTGCGCCTCCGAATCCTGACCCGGCAGACGCACGGGGAGAAGCCGCGGCTGACCCGGACTCGGCGTGCGAAGAGCGCCGGCCCCTTgccagggagccctgcgctgctGGCCCTGCCAAGACGGATGCAGAGGCCTGCAGCCTCAAG ACGGTGCAGTCCATCCCCTCGCTGTCCTCGGAGGTGCTGGTGGGCAGCACGGCCTCCTCCCCCGCGAGCAGACAGCCTGGACCGAGCTTCGCCGATTCCCCACCCAGTTTCCAGGCCCAGACACCGTGGGG GAATGAAACTACCGATGGAAACCTGCTACAGAGCAGAATGACGCAGAGTGTTGCCCATAATCCATTTGAGGAAGCCTTCAGCTCCTTTTTTGCCCCCAAATCCAGCTCTGCCTCTGCCGTGAAGGGCAGCCCTCCCTTCCAGGAGCTCCGAAACCTGCTCACGGCCGATTGTCCTAAAACAGCTGGACACCCCGCGGTCCTCCAGAGCCCGTCCTCTCCCACCGCTCAGCCCTGCCTTCCCAAAGCAGAGCCGGGCAGGACAAGCCCGGACAGGATTGATGCGGACCAGGGACCGAGCCCGAGGGACGACCTGAAGTCCTTGCACGCCAGCGGCAGTCCAGTTAATACGAATG CGCTGCCACCGAATTCCATTCTGAACGATGCCGCCGCGGTGGAGAGGCTGCAGCACACGGGCGAGTCCTTCCTCCAGGACGGCTCCTGCAACAGCATCGCGCCGCACCTCCACAAGTGTCGGGAGTGCCGGCTGGCCAGCTACCGCCGCAGGAGCAGCCAGTCGGACACCACCGTCTTCTGCCGCTTCTTCCTCTTCAGGAG GCTTCAGTTTACAAAACATGGTCTTCTACGAGAGGGAGGTTTCCTGACCCCCAGTAACTATGGCCCCGACGCCCTCAGCCTCTGGATGCCAGCCAGGAGCCGGGTGAAGGGCCTGGACCTGGACACTGCCAAATACATCCTCGCCAACGTTGGGGATCAGTTCTGCCAGCTGGTCATGCAGGAGAAGGAGGTCATCTCTTCCATACAGCCGGATG TGGCGATAGTATGGAAGCGCGCGGTCTGTGGAGTGCGGGACATGTGCGATGTGTGCGACACCACTCTGTTTAACATCCACTGGGTCTGTCCTAAGTGTGGCTTCGGGGTCTGTCTGGATTGCTTCAGGAACAAGAGCAACAGCG CAGAGAGAAGAAGTTCTCTGTTCTCCTGGATGAAGTGTGTGAGAGGACAGCCACACGAACTGGACCACTTGATGCCAACACAGATCATTCCTGGAacaa ctctCTATGATTTTTGTGACATAGTTCATTCTGTGAGAGGGAAATGGGGGATTAAGGCAAACTGTCCGTGTTCCAGCCGCCACACGAGAGCCACTTCGAAGCCACTGCTGAAAGAGGAAAGGAAGCCCCAG AATATAGCCCTATTAGCAAATCCCTTGCTGGACTCCTCACTGCGTAACAAGTCCACAGATGCAGTTCCTTCCACTTCAACCAGTGCTGCTGTTGTAACAACTTCTGATCCGGTGGGCAGACCCCCAGCATCCCTCAACCACACCCCCCTCAGCTGGTTATCTGCACTGGGCAGCCACAGTGTGAATAAGGAGAATAAGG GGAGTAATCTCATCACTCCTTCAACTAATGAGCCCAAACGCCACAACTCCTCATCACCGCTCAGCTCGCTGTTCATCAAACCTTCCCACAGCCTGCAGACCTTCAACGGTTCGGTTTTAACATCGGTGACCAACAAGAACACAGGGAGCCTCCGCAGCTTGCTCAACGGAGAACAG AACGAGACGGGAACGAAAAGCACACCAAAAATCCTTGACGACATCTTTGCCTCAATCGTGCAAAGCAAAGTCCCGGGCGAGTCTCCGTCCAGACGGACCGATCCCAGAGACGCGGTGTGTAAGCCGAGGTCCGTGCTGAACCCCAGCGTGGTGAGCACAGACGTGCCTCATTGCTGGCTCTGTGATGGCCGCCTGCTCTGCCTGCAGGACCCCACGCACAGGAACAACTGGAACATTTTCAGGGAGTGCTGGAAACAGGGACAG CCCGTGATAGTGTCAGGGATGCACACAGTGCTGAACTCAGAGCTGTGGAGACCGGAGACGTTCAGTGAGGAGTTTGGGGATCAGGAAGCGGACTTGGTCAACTGCCGCACGAACGCCATCCTGTCTTCCACCACGGTGGGCGACTTCTGGGACGGCTTTGAGAACATATCAC GGCGCCTGAAGAATGAGGAAGGGGAGCCCATGGTGCTGAAACTGAAGGACTGGCCCCCCGGGGAGGACTTCAGGGACATGATGCCGTCTCG GTTTGACGACCTCATGAACAACATTCCTCTCCCAGAATACACCAGGCGAGATGGCAAGTTGAACCTGGCGTCCAGGCTCCCAGAGTTCTTCGTCCGGCCTGATCTGGGTCCGAAGATGTACAACGCCTATG GTCTTATAACGGATGAAGACCGCAAGTATGGCACTACCAACCTCCATCTGGACGTGTCTGATGCTGCCAATGTCATGGTGTATGTGGGGATCCCTGAGGGAGAAAAAGAGCACGAACAAG CTGTGCTGCAGACGATAGAGGATGGAGACGTAGATGCACTGACCATAAAACGGATGGTTGAAATGGGGGAAAAGCCCGGAGCTCTGTGGCACATTTATGCAGCCAAGGATACAGATAAGATTCGGCAGCTGCTTTTAAAG GTGGCCgaggagcagggagaggagaACCCGCCAGACCACGACCCCATCCACGACCAGAGCTGGTACCTGGACCGGGTGCTGCGCCGCCGCCTGCTGCAGGAGTATGGGGTGCAGGGCTGGGCCATTGTCCAATTCCTGGGGGATGTCGTCTTCATTCCTGCCGGGGCGCCGCACCAA GTGCACAACCTCTACAGCTGCATCAAAGTTGCAGAAGACTTTGTTTCGCCAGAACACGTGAAGCACTGCTTCCGCCTTACTCAGGAATTCAGATACCTCTCGAGCACTCACACCAACCACGAAGACAAACTGCAG GTGAAGAACGTGATCTACCATGCAGTGAAAGATGCAGTCTCCATGCTTAAAGCCCATGATGTTATTAAGCCTTCTGATTAA